The genomic segment GGATCAGTACTGATTAGATAGAGATATTCAATTCCCGAAGCAATGGTTGTTCTCCCCCAATTTTTACCCGGCCTTTTTCTGGCTCTTATCAGATTTTTTGATGAATTAATGTAAAACCAATATAAATCTGAAGATCCATATTTAGAAAACATTATCTGGGTATAAGTAAAAGGAACATCGGTCTCTTCTATCAGAGTAATAGTTTGAGGATCTGCATCCTCTAAATCTGAAATCAAAAATTCTATCCCCATCCTAATTTGATGACTGATTTCAGAACGATAGCCAATACTATGAAACAACTGAACACTTGCTATAAAAAAACTTAAAAATCCAGAAAAAAGAAGTCCAGAAAGACTTACAACTAACAACACCTCTAAAATTGTAAAACCCGGATAAAATCTATCTTTATTTTTAAAGCCTACACCGGTATGTAACAATTTGATAACTCCTCTCATAACCGCCATACTCCTGCCATAAGACCTTTCCAGACAACACCTTATATTCAGGGGAACCATCACTATTTTGATCAACATTTTCTACCTCCAGAGAAAACCAGATCCCTTTTTCCAGTTCCCTTAAAGTTTGAGATTTAAGAGAGGAAAAATCTACCGTTTTTAATTTCTCCATTTCACCTCTTAAAAGTTCTAAAGCCTGCAATGAAATTTCTGTATTGAAACCGGCTTCAATACTTCTTAAAAATAACTCCGCAATTGCTAAAATTCCAATCTCCAGTATTAATAAAGCTAATAATAATTCCAACAGAACAAACCCTTCTTTTCCACTCTTAAAAGCCAATCTCTCACTCCCTATCTATCCTTATTTTACCTGATCCCACAGCAATCACTACATTCCAACGGGTCCACTTATCTTCAAGGGTAATGGTACACCCAAAGACAGGAGTTCCCTGAGGAGTATAATAAAAAGTCTGCTCCATTCCCTTCACCGTACGGTTTAGTCCTATCATGTCTAACCCTTCTAGATTGATTTTCTTTAAAACCTTCTCCTCATCTCCTTCCAATTCATAAATTCGATAGGACTCATTAACAGGATCTAAAGTTAAATAGTGACGTTTACCGTGTAAAATTGCCCGGCGTTGTGCCCACCTTAAAAGATCAACCAACCTCTGTACTTCATCTTCATTGGCAATCTTAGTTAAACTATTTCCATCCAGTCCCGGAATAATCAGAAAAAGAACTGCCATTAGAGAGATTACCACTAGAAGTTCAAATAAAGTAAAACCAGTATCACTCAATCCTCTCACCTCAATACCCATTGAAAATAAAAGCGAATAAGTGCATCTCCATAGAGAGTAAATAACAAAGCACCTGCTGACAGAAATGGTCCATAAGGGATTGCTGTCTTTCGATCGACTTTTTTAAAAATCATAAGATATAAGCCGTACACAGAACCAATTAAAGAGCCAAAAAAGATAGTTAAAAGAGCTCCCTTCCAACCGAGAAATGCTCCAATAAATCCCATCAGTTTAATATCTCCACCACCCATTCCTCCCCGGGAAAAAATAGCAATAAGGAGAAATAATCCTCCTCCTACTAAAATCCCCAAAACCGCATCCAACAGAGAAATCTGAATGGAAAAGATAGATGCCAGAATTCCAATAACCATTCCGGGTAAACTAATTATATCAGGAATAATCCGATGTTTAAAATCAATCCCCGATACAACAATCAGGGCTGAAGCGAAAAAAAAGCTCAAATAAGCCTGGGCATTTAAGCCAAACTTTAAATAAATCAATAGATAAATCAAACCAGTTAGTCCTTCGATTAGCGGATATTGTAGTGAAATTGGAGAACTGCAATAACGGCATTGGCCCCGATAAATAAGATAACTCAGGATAGGAATTAAATCCCAGGCTTTAAGCCTCTTTTGACAATTTGGACAGTGAGAAGGAGGAGTTATAATGGATTCATTTTTCGGCAAGCGACAAATACAGACATTTAAAAAACTACCTATTAAAGTACCCATAACGAAAACAAAGCTTTCAATCATCATTCCACATCCCCTATTCTTTTGATTAGATTGTCTGGGCAGTAGGGGTAATCCCACCTGCATAGGTTGAAAAATCCTCTTCAATACCTTCACTGGTTGCATATAGATTATATCGGGTATCATAGATGAGAAAATCTGTATTATCTGCTCCATATTGATATGGGTCGGTGGTTCCAGGAATTATACAGATTTTCCTTTTGATATACCCTTCTGATATCAATGTGGCTAATTGGTCAGGATAGACAGAATTATCCAGTTTATATCTCTCAATAGCTGTCTGAAGAGATTTCAAATTACTTTTAGAAACAGCAATATTTGCATCTTCTCTGACACCACTAAATTTGGGCAAAGCAATAGCTGCCAGAATACCAATAATAACTATGACCACCAGAAGTTCCAGAATAGTAAATCCCCTATGCCTATCTGTATAATTACACATCATTAATCCATTCTCCTTTCTATATTTATATTAGTTTAATCATTTCAAACATCGGTAACATCACTGCAAAAATTATAATACCTACTATCAAAGCAATCCCCATTAATAGTGCTGGCTCAAGAAAGGTTAAAAATCTCTCTATTTGATTTTTACAGTTTTTTTCATAAATCTCTGCTGCCCGATTCAGCATCTCTGCTAATGAGCCCGATTCTTCTCCAATACTGACCATCTCAAGAAAAATATCAGGGAAAAAACGGGTTATTTTTAATGAACGGGTCAAACTAATCCCCCGTCTTAGATTAAAAGCAATCTGTTTTAAATAATCGTCTATAGGAAAACCTAAAGTTTCAGAGGTTAATTCAATGGCCGAAAGAACTTCCAGACCATTTTCAAGAAGAAGACCTAAAGTTCGTGCCAATCTAGCAGTTAAAAGCTGTTTTTTTAATCTACCCCAAATGGGTAAGCGGTATTGGAAAAGAATTATCCACTTTTTTACCACCGAAACCCTGAAAACAGCGGAGAGAAAAACTACAGATAATAGAAGACCGATCATGTATTTTTTATAATTAGTATTGAGATGCCGACTCATTGACA from the Anoxybacter fermentans genome contains:
- a CDS encoding prepilin peptidase, giving the protein MIESFVFVMGTLIGSFLNVCICRLPKNESIITPPSHCPNCQKRLKAWDLIPILSYLIYRGQCRYCSSPISLQYPLIEGLTGLIYLLIYLKFGLNAQAYLSFFFASALIVVSGIDFKHRIIPDIISLPGMVIGILASIFSIQISLLDAVLGILVGGGLFLLIAIFSRGGMGGGDIKLMGFIGAFLGWKGALLTIFFGSLIGSVYGLYLMIFKKVDRKTAIPYGPFLSAGALLFTLYGDALIRFYFQWVLR
- a CDS encoding type II secretion system F family protein → MPFSKTINYNEMGNFCRQFSTLLRSGLSIPQALKLLVQQKKSSRLQEIISDLLLSLEKGESLYQGFSKHETKLPQFFCSQIRAGEMTNSLDLVLDRLATYYNQEDHFRKKINQLLAYPLILLISSLGVICFLLFKVIPGFQEIYVSLEANLPMLTYCLMSMSRHLNTNYKKYMIGLLLSVVFLSAVFRVSVVKKWIILFQYRLPIWGRLKKQLLTARLARTLGLLLENGLEVLSAIELTSETLGFPIDDYLKQIAFNLRRGISLTRSLKITRFFPDIFLEMVSIGEESGSLAEMLNRAAEIYEKNCKNQIERFLTFLEPALLMGIALIVGIIIFAVMLPMFEMIKLI
- a CDS encoding type IV pilin protein; translation: MMCNYTDRHRGFTILELLVVIVIIGILAAIALPKFSGVREDANIAVSKSNLKSLQTAIERYKLDNSVYPDQLATLISEGYIKRKICIIPGTTDPYQYGADNTDFLIYDTRYNLYATSEGIEEDFSTYAGGITPTAQTI
- a CDS encoding prepilin-type N-terminal cleavage/methylation domain-containing protein codes for the protein MSDTGFTLFELLVVISLMAVLFLIIPGLDGNSLTKIANEDEVQRLVDLLRWAQRRAILHGKRHYLTLDPVNESYRIYELEGDEEKVLKKINLEGLDMIGLNRTVKGMEQTFYYTPQGTPVFGCTITLEDKWTRWNVVIAVGSGKIRIDRE